Proteins from a genomic interval of Pseudoalteromonas rubra:
- a CDS encoding diguanylate cyclase, with the protein MFEIVHSIESCTVLVVDDAKAIRKLVSAILKPVCRTVSFESAETALKVCHKIKPDLIIMDINLEGMSGLQACKKLKSTPDLADIPVIFITASQEPQVQEKCWDAGAVDFIEKPLVASTLVKRISTHLKYKVQADILTNQSFVDGLTELYNRRFFDIEIDRLLKDSLRRRVPLALLLIDIDFFKKFNDSQGHLEGDKALKDVTRQVSLCTQRPVDLVCRYGGEEIAVLLPDTSVHSAQEFASKVVQSVAKLAIAHPTSPHNFVTVSVGLSCTGSSKATTPAKLIEQADAALYNAKESGRNQYQASMAVLSY; encoded by the coding sequence ATGTTTGAAATTGTGCACAGTATCGAGAGTTGTACGGTATTGGTGGTGGATGATGCGAAAGCGATCCGCAAGTTGGTGAGTGCGATATTAAAGCCTGTTTGTCGCACGGTGAGTTTTGAAAGTGCTGAAACTGCCTTAAAAGTGTGCCACAAAATTAAACCCGACCTGATCATCATGGACATCAACCTGGAAGGCATGTCCGGACTACAGGCTTGCAAAAAGCTCAAATCAACCCCTGACTTGGCTGATATCCCCGTGATTTTTATTACTGCAAGCCAGGAACCCCAGGTACAGGAAAAGTGCTGGGATGCAGGCGCCGTCGATTTCATAGAGAAGCCATTAGTTGCCAGTACGCTGGTTAAACGGATCTCCACCCATCTGAAGTACAAAGTACAGGCGGACATTCTCACCAACCAATCCTTCGTCGATGGTCTGACAGAGCTATATAATCGCCGTTTTTTCGATATTGAAATTGATCGCCTGTTAAAGGATAGCCTGCGTCGGCGAGTGCCACTGGCATTATTGCTTATTGATATCGACTTCTTTAAAAAATTCAATGACAGTCAGGGGCACCTTGAAGGAGATAAAGCGCTGAAAGACGTGACCCGACAAGTGTCGTTGTGCACTCAGCGCCCGGTCGATCTGGTGTGTCGTTATGGCGGTGAAGAAATCGCGGTGTTGTTGCCCGATACATCAGTACATAGCGCGCAGGAATTTGCCTCTAAGGTTGTACAAAGTGTGGCAAAGCTCGCCATTGCTCATCCAACATCGCCCCATAACTTTGTCACTGTGAGTGTGGGCTTGTCCTGCACGGGCAGTTCAAAGGCCACTACGCCGGCCAAGCTCATTGAGCAAGCTGATGCTGCTTTGTACAATGCCAAAGAATCTGGGCGAAATCAGTACCAAGCCAGTATGGCTGTTCTTTCTTACTAA
- a CDS encoding CHASE domain-containing protein, which produces MSDVIKPPDGALRENRPLWQLIWPLLLVIVLGALGGWYSHQSHLQRIDARIKGAMADDLTRLTQAMEERMALYRYGLAGMRGAIQTVGAQNFTYDRMQRYTSSRYHEREFPGARGFGFIRFVPTESKAEFVQSTRQQRPDKQFSIKQITPHEQSLYVIQFIEPESRNKQAVGLDIGSEAMRRIAATEAARRAAVTLTAPITLVQANQKAQHGFLILMPVYTQNDIPKNSTERMAHLAGWSYSPILIDEVLDSLKGIKRNLVLNVRDVDRQNSTLFFSHGELQAELSQYRVHSVSQLYGRTWRLELSPTTNYIEALGLPSQYRAVREAVMVTLALMLVVFCVQLLILRVHQSKAHQLDLSETREKALSEANAVLEQKVLARTAEIEQVGVLQRSILASATYSVIATDVQGVITVFNPAAEKLLGYKAQEMIGKCTPAVFHLELEVAQRAEQLTAELGYPVEPGFEAFVAKARLGKNDVNNWTYVKKSMQLTPVRLSVSRLQDNHGKLVGFLGVAYDLTEQLEHEQALAEAKQVAEHATRAKSEFLANMSHEIRTPMNGLYGTLQLLSEETLSGRAREYLDKATYSAKALITIINDILDFSKIEAGKLSLEVRPFNLTELISHIQTDLQAVATQKGIYLSVVEHSGHACWEGDAVRVRQILLNLISNAIKFTQKGGVDLEIEEVQGEPGVVFSVRDTGVGIGKEALGRLFQRFEQADKSTTRKFGGSGLGLSITHSLVELMGGTIEVQSMENVGSVFTVYLPLEKSAQSQAELSEDGIALPDLTGVRVLVAEDNEINQLVVRALLNKCNADITMVWNGQEAVEQVAQQCPEFVLMDIQMPVMDGVEACKLIKQQHPALPVIALTANVLTEDRQKYQHAGFDGYIAKPIEQKVLWQVISAHAPQPNRMAGRLKFL; this is translated from the coding sequence ATGAGTGATGTGATAAAACCCCCAGATGGCGCACTAAGAGAAAACAGACCTCTCTGGCAGCTTATTTGGCCTTTGTTGCTTGTCATTGTGCTGGGCGCCCTGGGTGGTTGGTATAGTCACCAATCTCATTTGCAACGTATTGATGCTCGAATAAAAGGTGCTATGGCAGATGATCTGACCCGTCTTACTCAGGCGATGGAAGAGCGAATGGCCTTGTATCGTTATGGACTGGCGGGAATGCGCGGTGCCATACAGACAGTGGGGGCGCAGAACTTTACTTACGATCGTATGCAGCGATACACAAGCAGTCGCTATCACGAACGAGAGTTCCCGGGGGCGCGAGGGTTTGGGTTTATTCGCTTTGTTCCCACTGAAAGCAAAGCGGAGTTTGTTCAGAGCACCCGACAGCAAAGGCCTGATAAGCAGTTTAGCATTAAACAAATAACACCACATGAACAAAGCCTGTATGTGATCCAGTTTATTGAGCCTGAATCGCGTAACAAGCAGGCAGTAGGCCTGGACATTGGCTCAGAAGCTATGCGTCGGATTGCGGCGACTGAAGCCGCCAGACGCGCTGCAGTTACATTAACTGCGCCAATCACCTTAGTACAGGCAAATCAAAAAGCGCAGCATGGCTTTTTGATACTTATGCCAGTGTATACACAAAACGATATCCCTAAAAATTCCACGGAGCGTATGGCTCACCTTGCAGGCTGGAGTTACAGCCCGATCCTCATTGATGAAGTGCTGGACTCGCTGAAAGGAATTAAGCGTAACCTGGTCCTCAATGTCAGGGATGTCGACCGTCAGAATAGCACTTTGTTCTTTAGTCACGGAGAGCTGCAAGCAGAACTGAGTCAATATCGCGTTCACAGTGTCAGCCAGCTGTATGGCAGAACCTGGCGGTTGGAGCTCAGCCCCACCACAAATTACATTGAGGCACTGGGGTTACCGAGTCAATACAGAGCGGTGCGAGAAGCCGTGATGGTCACACTGGCATTAATGCTGGTGGTGTTTTGCGTACAGCTGCTGATATTACGCGTGCACCAGTCTAAAGCACACCAGCTGGATTTATCTGAAACACGGGAAAAAGCCCTGTCAGAGGCCAATGCGGTGCTGGAACAAAAAGTGCTTGCACGAACAGCTGAAATAGAACAAGTGGGGGTATTACAGCGCAGCATTTTAGCCAGTGCGACCTACTCAGTGATAGCAACCGATGTTCAGGGAGTGATCACGGTTTTTAACCCTGCGGCGGAGAAGCTCTTGGGTTATAAAGCGCAAGAGATGATAGGTAAATGTACACCCGCAGTGTTTCATCTGGAACTGGAAGTGGCACAGCGCGCTGAACAGTTAACGGCAGAGCTGGGTTACCCTGTAGAGCCCGGTTTTGAAGCTTTTGTCGCAAAAGCACGTCTTGGCAAAAACGATGTAAACAATTGGACTTATGTCAAAAAGAGTATGCAATTGACGCCGGTGCGCCTGAGTGTATCGCGCCTTCAGGACAACCATGGTAAGTTGGTTGGCTTTTTGGGGGTTGCTTACGACCTGACTGAACAGTTGGAGCATGAACAGGCACTGGCGGAAGCGAAGCAAGTGGCCGAGCATGCAACGCGGGCCAAATCAGAATTTTTGGCCAATATGAGCCATGAGATACGCACGCCCATGAATGGCTTGTACGGTACTTTACAGCTGTTGAGTGAGGAGACACTGTCTGGCAGAGCCAGGGAGTATCTGGATAAAGCCACTTATTCGGCCAAGGCATTAATCACCATCATCAATGATATTCTGGACTTTTCTAAGATTGAGGCAGGGAAACTCTCATTAGAGGTACGGCCATTCAATTTGACGGAATTGATCAGCCATATTCAGACAGACTTACAGGCTGTGGCCACCCAGAAAGGGATTTATTTGAGTGTCGTTGAGCATTCTGGTCATGCCTGCTGGGAGGGGGATGCCGTCAGGGTTCGACAAATACTCCTCAACTTAATCTCTAATGCGATTAAATTTACTCAAAAAGGGGGAGTGGACCTTGAAATCGAGGAGGTGCAGGGCGAACCCGGTGTGGTGTTTAGTGTGCGCGATACAGGCGTGGGTATCGGTAAAGAAGCATTAGGCCGGCTGTTTCAGCGTTTTGAGCAGGCCGACAAGTCCACGACTCGCAAGTTTGGGGGAAGCGGGCTGGGGCTATCCATTACGCATTCTCTGGTTGAACTGATGGGGGGCACCATTGAGGTGCAAAGTATGGAAAACGTGGGCAGTGTTTTTACGGTGTACCTGCCACTTGAGAAAAGCGCACAGTCGCAGGCCGAGTTGTCCGAGGATGGGATCGCGCTTCCTGATCTAACCGGCGTACGGGTGTTAGTTGCAGAAGACAATGAGATTAACCAATTGGTGGTTCGCGCGTTGCTGAATAAGTGTAATGCAGACATCACAATGGTATGGAACGGTCAAGAGGCTGTCGAGCAGGTGGCGCAGCAGTGCCCGGAGTTTGTGTTAATGGATATCCAGATGCCAGTGATGGATGGCGTCGAGGCATGTAAACTTATAAAACAGCAGCACCCGGCATTGCCAGTGATAGCCCTGACTGCTAATGTGTTAACCGAAGACAGGCAAAAGTATCAGCATGCAGGTTTTGATGGCTATATCGCAAAACCAATAGAACAAAAAGTGCTTTGGCAGGTGATTTCAGCACATGCACCGCAACCCAATAGGATGGCGGGTCGGCTGAAATTCCTATAA
- the hrpB gene encoding ATP-dependent helicase HrpB, producing MSSALPIQAVYNELVSQLTTQPRVLLQAPPGAGKSTWLPLQLMLDGHFKRIIMLEPRRLAARNIAGFLAAQLGESVGERVGLRIRQEVKVSARTQLEIVTEGTLTRLLQADPELDGVDLLIFDEFHERSLAADTALAFALESQMALRDDLHVLVMSATLDSERYQQFLTCPLVRSDGRSFPIDEIYVSLKDESRWLEHIPAMVRQALNEQTGSILVFLPGQKEIRYVSDALRDTFSAQPELMLATLSGDQDKQVQQAAIEPAPAGMRKVVLTTNVAETSLTIEGIRIVVDSGKRRAAHYNLRTGVSELVTQSISRSSAVQRAGRAGRIEAGVVYRLGSKALFERRDAHDRADILCSDLSGLMLEAKVWGSEVTELALLDAPTEAQLSKAQALLRSLELIDDRDRVTVLGKQVQSLGADPRYGHMLLKSKMLEADYPGITRLGCYFIALLESRVSVSAELSIALQQQAATPHGAFRQQLSYWLRRAQLQQAQGELAIEHLPVVIALAFPDRLAKRRGQGWVLANGAGVNAHKEYWLDANYLAIADLGGHKGLQIFSATAFEPKQLYAALPYLFTEQDVCEFEQKSGQFVHEHRICLGHWVYLAKPAAGPVDTALRTQAWLTLVRQQGLLIFNAYADCEDLLTRMALAQRLYPEEFRAQDEQSLLMRLESWLGPYLDNIKQLPQLKKLDLYAALLSTLEWSQQQRLNALLPQRITVPSGSNIRIQYQLDGPARLAVRMQEVYGMSHSPVLCEGRLPVLMELLSPAQRPLQLTQDLAHFWQSSYREVQKEMKGRYPKHFWPDDPATAQATNRVKSRM from the coding sequence ATGAGCTCAGCGCTACCCATTCAGGCCGTCTACAATGAACTTGTCTCGCAATTAACTACGCAGCCCCGTGTTTTGTTACAGGCCCCTCCTGGTGCTGGTAAGTCCACCTGGCTGCCGTTACAGCTCATGTTGGATGGGCATTTTAAGCGTATCATTATGCTAGAGCCCAGGCGTCTGGCAGCACGTAATATTGCGGGCTTTCTTGCCGCACAGCTGGGCGAGTCTGTGGGTGAGCGTGTGGGGTTGCGGATCCGTCAGGAGGTCAAAGTCTCTGCCCGCACTCAGCTTGAAATTGTCACTGAAGGTACATTAACGCGTTTGCTGCAGGCTGACCCTGAACTGGATGGCGTTGATCTGCTGATTTTTGATGAATTTCATGAGCGTTCTTTAGCGGCAGATACCGCGCTGGCGTTTGCGCTGGAGTCGCAGATGGCGTTGCGCGATGACCTGCACGTGTTGGTGATGTCGGCGACGCTGGATAGTGAACGGTATCAACAATTTCTGACATGTCCTCTGGTACGCTCTGATGGGCGCAGCTTTCCTATTGATGAAATATATGTGTCGTTAAAAGATGAAAGTCGTTGGCTGGAACACATCCCGGCAATGGTACGCCAGGCCCTAAATGAGCAGACCGGCAGCATCTTAGTGTTCTTACCCGGACAAAAAGAAATTCGTTATGTCTCAGACGCACTACGAGATACCTTCAGTGCTCAGCCGGAGCTGATGTTAGCCACACTATCAGGTGATCAGGACAAACAAGTTCAGCAGGCTGCCATTGAGCCTGCACCGGCGGGCATGCGCAAAGTGGTGCTGACGACCAATGTTGCCGAAACTTCCCTGACCATAGAGGGGATCCGCATTGTTGTGGACAGCGGCAAGCGCCGGGCTGCTCACTACAACTTGCGCACGGGTGTCAGTGAGCTGGTGACACAGTCCATTTCACGTAGTTCAGCGGTACAGCGTGCCGGGCGTGCAGGTCGTATTGAGGCTGGGGTGGTATATCGTTTGGGTAGCAAGGCCTTGTTTGAGCGTCGCGATGCTCATGACCGGGCGGATATTTTGTGTAGTGATCTGAGTGGTCTGATGTTGGAAGCCAAGGTGTGGGGCAGCGAGGTTACTGAACTGGCTTTGCTGGATGCGCCAACGGAGGCTCAGCTGTCTAAAGCACAAGCCCTGTTACGCAGTTTGGAGTTAATTGATGACCGTGACCGCGTCACTGTGCTGGGTAAACAAGTTCAGTCATTGGGCGCAGACCCCAGATACGGCCATATGTTATTAAAGTCAAAAATGCTTGAAGCCGATTACCCGGGAATAACCCGCCTGGGCTGTTATTTTATCGCGCTGCTGGAGAGCCGGGTGTCAGTATCGGCTGAGTTGAGCATCGCATTGCAGCAACAAGCGGCAACACCACATGGGGCTTTTCGCCAGCAGCTGTCATATTGGTTGCGCCGGGCACAACTTCAGCAAGCACAAGGGGAACTGGCGATTGAACATCTGCCAGTCGTAATTGCGCTTGCGTTTCCCGACCGTCTGGCAAAACGTCGCGGGCAGGGCTGGGTGTTAGCCAATGGTGCCGGGGTGAATGCGCACAAAGAATACTGGCTGGATGCCAATTATCTGGCGATTGCCGATCTCGGCGGCCACAAAGGGCTGCAAATCTTCAGTGCAACGGCATTTGAGCCTAAACAGTTATATGCTGCGTTGCCCTATTTGTTTACTGAGCAGGATGTGTGTGAGTTTGAGCAAAAGTCAGGGCAGTTTGTCCACGAGCACCGCATTTGTCTCGGTCATTGGGTGTATCTTGCAAAACCCGCAGCGGGGCCGGTCGACACGGCATTACGCACTCAAGCCTGGTTAACCCTGGTGCGTCAACAAGGGTTGTTGATTTTTAATGCCTATGCAGATTGTGAAGACTTGCTAACTCGAATGGCGCTGGCTCAGCGGCTCTACCCTGAGGAGTTTCGGGCTCAGGATGAACAGAGTTTGCTGATGCGTCTTGAGTCTTGGCTAGGTCCCTATTTAGATAATATTAAGCAATTACCTCAGTTGAAAAAACTCGATCTTTATGCTGCTTTGTTAAGTACACTGGAATGGTCACAGCAGCAGCGTCTTAATGCGTTGCTACCTCAGCGTATTACGGTGCCCAGTGGATCAAATATACGTATTCAGTATCAGCTTGATGGACCCGCTCGTCTGGCGGTAAGGATGCAGGAAGTATACGGCATGAGTCACAGCCCGGTGTTATGTGAAGGACGTTTACCTGTGCTGATGGAGTTGCTCTCACCCGCTCAGCGGCCGCTGCAACTGACTCAGGACTTAGCCCATTTCTGGCAATCCAGCTATCGTGAAGTACAAAAAGAAATGAAAGGGCGCTATCCAAAACACTTCTGGCCGGATGATCCCGCAACCGCTCAGGCTACCAACCGGGTGAAGAGTCGAATGTAG
- a CDS encoding metal-dependent hydrolase encodes MTPSAHLMMSWLCGASTQTTKRERILITVAGLTPDLDGAGLLIDWLSGTTRYYQQWHHIFGHNLLFAIGIATCAGLLARTRRGCVWLMSFIAIHLHLFTDLIGSKGPDGYQWPIQYFYPFNNTGFTWQGQWALNAWQNQLIWLLLLLVCIGYIKRSNISFFELFGDKLDSAARALCTRLLSRYTRQ; translated from the coding sequence ATGACACCCAGTGCACACCTTATGATGAGCTGGCTATGCGGTGCCAGCACACAGACTACGAAACGTGAACGTATCCTCATTACTGTCGCTGGCTTAACCCCGGACCTGGACGGTGCAGGACTGCTTATTGACTGGCTCTCGGGGACAACCCGATACTATCAACAATGGCATCATATCTTTGGCCACAACCTGTTGTTTGCGATAGGTATTGCAACCTGTGCCGGATTGCTGGCACGTACCCGGCGAGGGTGCGTTTGGCTAATGTCGTTTATCGCCATCCATTTGCATTTATTCACCGACTTAATTGGTTCCAAAGGGCCTGATGGCTATCAATGGCCAATCCAGTACTTTTACCCATTCAACAACACCGGATTTACCTGGCAAGGACAGTGGGCACTGAATGCCTGGCAAAACCAGCTAATATGGTTGCTACTCTTACTGGTATGCATTGGCTATATAAAACGTAGCAACATCTCTTTCTTCGAGCTCTTCGGCGATAAATTGGATAGTGCAGCACGTGCACTGTGCACCAGATTATTGTCCAGATACACCAGACAGTGA